Genomic window (Paraburkholderia phenazinium):
ATGTATCTCGCTGTCTTTAGCGCTGTTTCCACTTTCTCCTGCAAATACCCCTTGGTTCCCGGTGGCAAGTACGCGTACTTTGCCTGACGCTCCTTGATTGTCTCGCACGATCCTGCGGGTTGAAGTGTTCCGCCCATCTTCTTCTCCTGATGTCGTCAGCGCTTACGCGTGTCCGTCACCGACATCTTTCAGATAATCGGCCCATATGTCGGGTTGCCCACCGCCAGCATATTTCCACGGCTTTACGTCCTGTTTATCCTGCTCAAACGCTTTCAGATTCACGCCCTGCGCGTTCGGCGTATACACCGGCACCGTTTCACCCAGATCGTTTGTGTGGCCGGACAAGGTGCGTCCAGAAGCCAGTTTCAGCTGGTACGCGTGCTGGATCATCGGTGCACCGTCCTTTTCACTTTTCAGGACGTACTGCCTCTGGTACGGCGGTTCGAATGGCGTCAGCGGATACGGTTCACTGACAGGGCCAGCGAAGCTGTGTTGACTTCCCTTGAAGTCAAGCTTGCCCGGTGCGTGGATCTCGATGTTGCCATCCTTGATGCGGATATAGCCGCCCCCCGACGTCAGCAAGACTTCATCCTTGGCCGCCATCACGACTTTCTCCGTCACCGAAGCCAGCAGCAGCGACTTCTGCGCACTCAGTTCGACGTTGTCCGCACGCGCCTGCACTTCGACCTTGCCCTTCGCCGCAAAGAGTTTCATCCCGGCGTTCTGCACGAACAGACTGAGTTTCTGGCCAGCGCTCGCGATCAGCGATTTACCGGTCGCGATATGCGTGCTCTGGCCACTGACCAGGTTGATGTGCTGGTCCGTGCCAATGTGAGCCGACTTCTGTGTCGACAGCGCTATGCCCGCGGGTGCGGCAAACAGCATTACCGGCTGCGAGAACGCATTGGCGTTGCCGGTACCGCCGCCGGCGGTCACACCGCCGCTACCCGTGGCGCCGGACGCGCTGTACTGTGTTGCATCGGTGAAGCTCTTCAACGAGTCGTACCCATCCTTCAGACTTTCGGCCTGCGAGGCTTCGCTTGCCTGCGACGACGCATCGAGCATGCCCTCGGAACCGACGAGCTGGCTGCTGGCCTGGCGCGCATCGAGTGGTTGACTCGATAATGGATGGGTTGACACGTACAGCCCTTGGCCAGCGCGAAGTGCCCCATACGCGTCCGAACTCAGGTCGAAGCCGCTGCCGAGAAAGTTGCCACGGCTGTTGCCGCTCTGGTTGATCAGATATCCGAGGTGGAGCTGGGAATTCGCACTGCTGCTGTAAAGCTGCATACGGTTCTGGCCGGTTGAATCATCCAGTGCGAGGTGATTGAAACCGTCGCCCGAGAACTCCTTCGACCGGAAGCCCGAGAGCAGGCCGTTCGAATGCCATTGCGGCTGCGCTGCGCCGTTGTAGACGCGATAAAGCGCAATCGGCCGGTCGATATCGTTTCCGACATAACCGATCAGCAGCTCCTCCCCCGCGCGCGGCATGTGCACCGAGCCGTAACCATCACCCGTATCCGACTGCGCTACGCGCACCCAGCATGACGCCCGCTCATCGCCCTGGTTGATCCGGTCCCACACAAACATGACCTTGATCCGGTTCAGCTCGTCGGTATATGCCTCGGCTCCCTTCGGACCGACCACAATCGCCGTTTCCAGTTTCGCGTCCGGCTTGTGGTGTTCGAACGGGCTGCGGTACGGCACCGTCGTGCGCTGCGCCTCGATCTCGACCCGATAGAAACCCGTCGAGCCGTCGGCATTTGCCACCTTAAACGTACCGCCTGAGTCGGCAGCCTGAGCCTGTTTCAGTTCGCGGGACAGGCTGTGCGGATAGTTAGTCTCATGCCCGGAAAGCGGCAGGTTGTTCAGGATCGTCCACACGACCTCGATGGTCGCGAACTCGCGCTCAGCCGCCGCATCCTGATCGTGTTCCGGATGATCGGTAATCGTGAAGCGCATCCCCGCGTCGATCGCGCGAAGCCCGCCTTCACCTTCAAAGCGTTTGGCCTGCGATTCCCACTCTTCCATGCGGATCTTCGAAAGATGGTCACCGCGAGTCTGTTCCGGATAGGTATAGCCGCCCGTGTATTCGTACACCTCCATCTGGGACGGCAGCTCACCCTGATTCGCCATCGTCGGAATATTCGTCGCCTTCGGATTGGATGGCGTCGACGGGTTTTTATAATCGAAGGTGCGCGTCGTCAGTAGCGCCGATTGCAGCGTGCGCGTGCCCGCCCATTGAACCAGCGCATCCGTTTCACTGCCTGTTCCCGCGCGATAGAACTTCACCTGTTCCGGCGACAGCGCTGGTAGGGTCTGGAGACGGTCGGTGATCATCAGTGTGTGCGACTTGCCATCATCGGCCTGCTGCCAGAAGCCGTACAGGCCCTCCGACTCTAACAACCGGTGCACGAAGTTCCAGTCGGTCTCATCCTGACGGCAGTACGAGCGTGAGGGTAATGGCTGGGAGAGGACGAAGCGGAACATCCCCTGCGCCTGCGGGTGCTGGTTGAAAACATCCGCGATGATCTGGTCGGCCGGCTTGTCCTGCCAGTACTTCTGGTCGCGTCGGAAGTGCAGGAAGTGCATCCATGAGGCGCAAGAGAGCTGGTATGAAGTCAAACCACCATCGGTGCCAAGCCGGCGCGCCGTGTGCGTATAAGCATGGTGCGGGTGATAGGAGCGGTCCGCCTGCTGGACCCAGAGCGTGACCGGCTGGGCGATCAGCGTTTTCAGCTGGACGTCGCCGGACGTGGACACGACATCGATCGTCCACGTGAAGTCGCGCCCGATGCGCGAGCGTCCGATGGCCCGCTGTGGCAGCAGGACATTATTGCCCGCCGGCGTATCCAGTTTAAGCAGGCGGTCCTGTTGTGAAAGACCTCCCCTGATTGCTCCGATTATGTTCTGGGTATCCATGCCGCCCCTGACTTTATTTCCGGTCCGTATTCTGTAATTCTAACCGCCAGTCATCGGTCCGTAACAGTGAAAATCCCCGAGAATGTTAAATCTGGATTGCCGCTGGAAATCATTTATTGAAAGCGGTTCAATAAACAGGTCTGTAAATTATATGTTAAGCATTTCGCATAGATTCTGGTTACGCCAACGGCGAGTCGATTGCGCCGACGCGATATGATCACTGGGTGCAGGCCCTTGGAATGCGATCTTGAAAAACACGACTTCAAAATTTATACGGGCAAACGTTCCGCCGTTTCGAATCGGCTTGCCTCGCGTCCGTGCTGTCCGTATCGGTGCAGTGATCGCCACGGTCTTGCTGCTGACCGGCGGCGCTGCCAAGCCAGCACTTGCCGCCGCGTCGTCGTCCACGTTCCAGTTCGCTTTGCCGGGTGGGGCGGCAATTTTCTATGGGAAGGCCTTGAACCCTCAAGCACCGCTGACCCAGCGCGCATGGCGACAAGCTGTATTCCATTTCCCGAACGGCGCAACGTTCAGCCTGCTGCCAAGAGCTGGCGAGACGGACGCGGCCGGTACAGAAATGGAGCAGCCGAGCGACAGCAATATCTCGCCGTCCGGTGAATACGTGGTCATCGGGCGAGTCGAATCGGGGATGGTATCGACGGGGCCAGGGCAGGCGGAGATCGAATCCAGCCGGGAATACTGTTCCGCCATCGAGATTCGCACGGGGTGTATCACCTCCGATCAGACTGGTGAGATATGCGGAGAGAGCTGGCAGGCTGGCCAGGATGCGCTTTGGGGAACAGACGATCAGACGAACGTGATGCTAAAGCGCGACCGTCCATCGGCAAGCCGGCTCCTGCGCTTTATCAGCGCCGGTCAGCCGCCAGGGCCGGTAATCGGCGACGATGCCGGTGCCGACAATCTCCTGCGTTGCGATCCGCCGTCGTCCGTCAATCGCGCTACCTATGGGAAGATTGCGGCCGCCTTGCATGCGGCAGGTGCGCACAAAGATGCGCGGCTGATCGACGCCGCGTTTTCGAATGCGAACGGTGGCGGTGTGGGTACACCGGCGCCGGCAGCAGTGGAAAGCGAGCATCGTGCGGCGACCATATTGGCGCAAAGAGCGACGCTTTATACGGCACCTGATGATGCCCACGCGAGCCGGGCCTATCTGGTCCAGAACGATGCGGTGACGGTGTTGAAGCAGTCGCCCGCCGGCTGGGCTTATGTGGACTATGTCAATGCTTCTGGCAAACATCTGCTTCGATGGATCAAAGCCGATCAACTGGCGATCAAGTCGTGATGTCGTCGGCTATTTGCGTGGAGGTGATGCGATTTCGCTCCTCGGGGCACGCCATGGGTAAGTTAGCCGGGATACGGCCCAAAGCACTCTGCCTTTTGTGAAACGCTATCTAATCCTTAACGGCGACAAGACCACCGATAACGGAACGGTAAGGCGCACTGCCGCTCCTCTGGCTAGCGGCGTCAGTAAAATTCCTTCGGGTTCGTTGTTAAGATCCTCCGCAAGTAACGCAAGAGGCGGCCGGCAAAGTCGCGGCTCAAATTGCACGTCAACCGTTCACGGGTATTTTTGATGAAAAAGCACGAAGACCTGGACGAGATTTACGCAGATACATGGGGGCGGCGTACCGAACGGCTAGATGGGCGCACCTACCAGGAGTTTCTGGATTCCGAGCATTGGGCACATTTCAAAAAAGTTGCGAGCGAGCGCCCGAACTACCAGAAGTGCGAGTTTTGTGACTGCACCGAGGTGGAGTTGCATCACACGAGTTATAAGTGGATCTGGACAAGCAATGAACTCCGTTGTGTCATCAGCCTGTGCAGACAGCATCATCAGGAAGTACATGACCTGGCCAGGGCACAAGGTATTTCGGTAAGACGGGCTACTAATGAGCTACGTAAGCGATATAAGCCCGACTATTCGCAGAAGAATCGCGTCTCCGGTTGATCGGCTTTTGTTGACGATGCGAACGCGGGTGTAATTTGTGTTTTTCGTTCCACATGTTTCCAAGGCGCGAGTTCTGGTCGAAGCGCCTGGCCAGTTTCGAAGGTCGGTTAGTAGGTCCGAGCGAGTCTCGATCGATTAACGCGTCCGTGTCAGTTCTCTAATTCATAGGACGTACTTCGTCCGCCCGCAGAGGACTTGCGCAGTATTCCGAGTGCGACCAGTTCGCCGATGTCCCGCAAGGCGGTGTCCGGTGAACACTTCGCAATTGATGCCCATTTGCTGCTGGTCAGTTTGCCTTCGAATCCATCAAGGAGACGATTAAGCAGTTTGGCCTGGCGCTCATTCAACGGCGTGGTCGCCCAACGCTGCCAGAAACGCGTCTTGGCGAGCACGGCGTCGAGGGTGTGTTGGGCGCTGTCAACCGCGCGGTGGAGCGCGGCGAGGAACCAGGCGAGCCAGGACGTCACGTCGAGTGTCCCTTTCTGCGTCTTTTCGAGGATGTCGTAGTAGTCCTTGCGCTCTCGTTGAATCGTAAGCGCGCAGCAAACCCGCCTTGACGGATTGCGCTAGTTGACTATCACAGGCGGACGCCAGCGATGCGGCAGCAATGCCGAGATGTCGCTGGCCTTGTGGGTCGGCAGCCGCGTGAGGATGTCTTTCAGATAGGCGTGCGGGTCGTGGCCGTTGAGTTGGGCCGAGCGTATCAGGCTCATGATGGCGGCAGCACGTTGGCCTGCTCGTAGCGAGCCGGCGAACAACCAGTTGGCCCTTCCGATGGCCCATGGGCGGATCTGGTTTTCGACCCAATTGTTACCTGGCATGCTATTCGTGCGCGCCGCCCGGCGCGCACGGCGCCGAGATGCGGCGTATCGTGCAGGTTCCGGGATAGGGGCGTCGGGAGCATGTCTTTCGGGCAGGCCGGCATTAGACAATGAGCTGCGAGCTCGGGTTGTTAACTGGCCACCCCTTCGACTTGCCCGGATGCGCTGCGAGCGCGAATCCGTAGTTGTCGTGTTGCCCGCGAGCTTCCGGCGTTTTGCAAACACGGAGGTCGCTTATGAGAGTAATTGGACTTGATATCCATCGCACATTCGCACAGGTAGCCATTCTTGAGGACGGCAAGCCACAGGATCATGGCCGCTTCAACATGGACCGCGAAGCGGTGCTTGGTTTTGCCACGAAGGTATTGCGCCGGGATGATGACGTCGTCGTTGAAGCCACCGGCAACACCGCGGCTATCGTCCGTCTGCTGCTGCCCTACGTACATCGGGTTGTAATCGCGAATCCACTCCAGGTCCGTGCCATTGCGTGGGCGAAGGTTAAGACAGACAAGATCGATGCCGCCACCCTCGCACGCCTGCACGCTGCCGGGTTCCTGCCCGAGGTGTGGATGCCAACGGAGGAAGTAGAACTGCAGAGGCGCGTCATCGCGGAACGCACGCAACTCGTCTCACAAATGACGCGACTGAAGAATCGCATCCAGTCGATTCTCCATGCAAATCTTCTGCCCAGAGAGACTGGGCGCATCTACAGTGCAAATGGACGGACGCGCCTCAAGTTGAACTGACCCCGCAAAGTTAGACACTTTTGCAGGGAGTCTTGTGGGCAAGTATTCGGAAGAGACGAAGCTCGCGGTCGTCGAGGATTATTGTTCGGGAACGGCGGGGCTCAAAGTCGTTGCTCGCCGCCACGACGTGAATGTTGCGTCACTACGCAAATGGGTGGCTGGTTATCGTTCGCATGGTGCTGCAGGCGTCAGGGAAAAGGTGCGGGCTACCTATAGCTTAAAATTCAAGCTGTCGGTGTTGCGACGCATGCGTGACGAGCGCCTTTCCTATCGGCAGACCGCCGCGCTGTTTGACATTCGCAACTTCAATATTATCGCTACATGGGAGCGCAACTACGATCAGGGCGGACTGGAGGCCTTGTCTCCGCACGCTTCCTTACGCCGCAAGAAGATGACAAAGCATCAGACCACAGAATCCCGGGGATCATCAAAGGGCGACGCCAGGCGCACTCGCGACGAATTGATAAAGGAACTGGACAATCTCCGCATGGAGAATGCCTATCTAAAAAAGCTCAATGCCTTGGTTCAAACGACCGCGCAGCAAGCGCAGCGCAAAAAACACAAATCGTGATCGAGCTAAGGCACCAATACCCTCTTGCCGGTCTGCTCAAGCTAGCAGGCTTGGCGCGCAGCACTTTCTATTATCAACAGAAGGCGCTGCAGGTGGCCGACAAGTATGCTGACCTCAAGGCCCGGATCAAGACGATCTTCGACAGGCATAAAGGGCGATATGGCTACCGTCGCATCACCGCTACGATTCGGCAAGAGGGCCTCGCCGTCAACCACAAGACGATCCAGCGTCTAATGGTTGATTTGCGACTGAAGTCCTGCGTGCGAGTCAAGAAGTATCGCGCCTACAAGGGCGAGGTAGGAAAGATTGCGCCAAATGTTCTCGAACGTCAGTTCGATGCAGAATCGCCGAACCAGAAGTGGGTAACAGACGTGACCGAATTCAACGTTCGTGGGGAGAAGCTCTATCTCTCTCCAGTCCTTGACCTTTACAACGGTGAGATCGTTGCATACCAAATGGCACGACGTCCTTTGTTTGACATGGTAGGCACTATGCTGGAAAAAGCATTCGGGCGGCTCAAGCAGAGTGACAAGCCAATCTTACATTCCGACCAAGGCTGGCAATATCAGATGGCGGTGTACCGGCGCCTTCTTGAGAACCGTTCGATCACACAAAGCATGTCGCGCAAGGGCAACTGCTATGACAATGCCGCCATGGAGAGCTTCTTCGGCACCCTCAAAGCGGAGTTCTTTTACCTCAACAAATTTGATAGTCTTGACGAACTGGAGGTCGGCATAAAGGACTATATCCGGTACTACAACAATGACCGTATCAAGCTAAAACTGCAGGGCATGAGTCCCGTAAAATATCGAACTCAATTCGGTCAGGCGTAGCCATCTAACCGCCCAACTTCTGGGGGTCAGTCCAATTTTAGTGGATACGATGCTCCCAAGACCTTCAATGCAACTCAAGACGGGATGGCTAGGCGCTTACGTTGAATCTGCGCCGACAGGCTATAGAAGCGGTGCGGACTTTCGGCTGCGCGTGTGAGCGGCAAATGTCCTAAGGCCCTGGCGATTCGGCGACAGCCGTCGACGAAGAGACGCAAGTCGGTGGCCGTCGTTGCAACGGTGATTTATTCACCGCAGAAAATGCAGAGAATACACTGGCTATTCGCCGCATGCGGCTCGTTCTCATGCGACGTCTGTCAGGCCGCGTTCGCCTCAATGTAGGGACGAGATGTGTGCAATGTTTTATTGTTCATCGAACGTCGCATGCTGTTGCACAAGCCCTAACAATGCGAGAAAATATATCGGATACCTAACAACATTATCGGTGACCGAAGCACCTTGCGCTTGGATCGTATAACAGAGCGACTAGCTGATTCGAAGTTAAACAAGGACGCGAAGGCGCCGAGCCGAGCATCAAGGAGAACGAGGAAGGAGACGAAGCGCGGGACGCATGGGCTGCCACCCATACGATCCGCTGACCGCAACCAGCTCATACTAGGAGTTGATCATGGCTGACGCCAATCATAAAGCAGTTGCGCCTGTTACCCAACGCGTCTTGACCATTTCGTCACAAAGACGCCCACGATCGATGAAAATTTTCGCACCGTCTCATATCGAGTTTTATGAAGACTTGCCGCCAGCGCCTTGGATTCGGTTTTCGGGGCATTGGCTTGAACACGCCGGATTCGAAATTAATAAACGAATCTTGGTGGATGCGCAAAGAGGTCGGTTAGTCATAACGCCGTTCAAATGAGATGGCAGGACACTTGCCGGACTAACACGAGTCAAGTGTCCCACCAACGTCGCAGTTCGGCTCCGCGGCAAATCCACAATAGTCCATCCGCAAGGCCTAGATGAATCGCAACCTTGGATGGTCGGCGCTGGCTTTCGGACGGGCTTTGCGTCGATCGCCTGTTTTATAACCAGTCGTAACGATCAGCAAAAAACTCGTATCTTGCCTCTAGCATGGCGCGCCGCGGTGACTGTTGTGGTAGCGCAGGCTCCGCCAACACCGGGAACGTTTTATCCAAGAAGGCACCTAAAGCGGGATCTTCCTCAAGGCCTCTTGCGATTTCCTCATTGAAGACGATATTCCGAGTTTCTGGATCCACCCAAATGTGGTGTGCATCGAAAGCGGCATGATGATTATGGCAAAGCGCCAAACCATTCCACACGGCATCCGGTGCCCCCTCGGCTGCAACCGGGTTGATGTGAGCGCCAACGACCAGTCCCGCACCAATCCCGCACATCGCGCAGCGGTGCCCATACGCATTCAGAACGTTCCGAGAAAACGCGTAGTGCCTAACCAACACAGCGGCCGCCCTGCGGACGCGCGTCGCGGAAGCATCGTTTTCGTCATCGATTAAGCCGGAGGCAATGGCTGCACTAGATATTGCGTCGTCAATGCTAGAACCCAAGTCTGGTGCTTCCAAGCCATTGGCTAGCACGGCGATGAAAATCGGAAACATGCTCGGTCGAAAAGCATATATTTTCTCCCCACTCCCCGACTGATAGACTGCCCACCCGGTTGTTCGAGCTTGACCGGCCACTCGAGTGTCAAATAAAACCGAAAAGCGAGCTTCTCGTCCAATTCGACTCGTGCCATCCGTTGCGACCAGCAGTGTCGGATGGCCATCTTCCTCCCAGAGACCAAGCAGAATTGGAATAGCGCCGGCACGAGCCGCTACAGGTGAGCGATTTGCGGGGTTTTGAAAGCGAAATTCCCATTCCCTACGGTTGTGTGGACTAACCGTTGAAACATGCAACGCGATTTGGCGGATCTCCCCGTCCGGCAGCGCTACCGTGACGTCCCCCGGCCATCCGTCACCAAGTGCCGTAGGCACCGCCGCGCTACCAATAAGTCGACAAATTTTTACTAGCAACTGTACTCGCGTCATCTCTGGTCCATTTTTCTAATTGCCCGATGCAAGTATATCGCGCCTCATGCGACTATGCTGTCCGTAACGCGACGTTCCAGTTGCGCTTTGTCCGAGAGCAGAGGAAACGGATATGTGCAGAGAACGCCCAATTGTCGAATCGTATTATGCGTATCCGGCGTTCTAACATCCCAGCGATGAGACCGCATATCGAGAATTACCTCAGTCACTTCCTCTTTCTTCACATTGAGCGCCGCAGCAGCGAATTCCACTGTAACAAATTCACCACAGTTTTCGGAGCAACCAAAAAACTCAATGGCACGCTCTAACTTCGATTTTCTAGTTGAATTTATTTCAGTAGCTATCTTTACGGTATCACCTCGATTCGCATAATGACCGTAAATATCGATCAAACTAAAAAACTGGCTGTTTGCTTTAAGCGCCTCTTCAATTACAGCCCAAATTCTGAAAACATCATCCAGATCGGAGAATTTGGCATCCACTGTTACCGAATCGATGTGCAACAAGTATTTTGACAATCCGAGCAAAGATATTTTGAGGTCACGAGATCTACGTGTGACGGCGCTAACCGGGGTAATCTTCAACGAAATAGCATCTCTTTTCTGCGAAAATACAACGCTGTAATAATTCCGATCTAGCTCGAATTGAGACAGATTTTCGGCCCGTTGACGTGAAAAAAGCCCCTTAAAACCTACGAAGTAAGAGCTTGACCGTTCAAGTATATTTTCGTCCAAGATTTGTACGTTCGGAAAGCGAGCAGCAACTTCCTCAGCAGCACGCTCTTTGAAGAGTACCGTTCTTTCGCGCTGCCGCTGACGAAAGGTCGATTTGAATTCGGCGCCTCGCTTCACATATGTAAGTTTCCGCGAAGGGCGAAGTAATTGCTCACGCACGGATGTCGCAATTGTCTCGGCCAGTCGAGGAGGGACGGAATTCCCTACCTGTTCCATTATTTTCGCGTATGTTCCGACTATTTCATAATCGTCGGGAAACGTTTGCAACCGCTTTAATTCATCAACCTTGAAATGACGATTCTTCCAATGAAATGGGCCGGTAAACTTTCCGGGCTGAGCCTTAATGGTCCGACTAGGCGTGCGTCGATCCACCTTATAGAGGAAATCGTGAAATTTAGAACGCCAAGCGAAATAAGGTTTCGGGTAACCCATTTCGCGAGTAAAAAAGGCGTAATTCAGCCCCTCGGGAACCAAGGATAAAAGGTGCCCATAGAGGCCATCCAACTCGTGATACGGCTCTTCGTCGTCTTGAAGATCGTCGATTGCGTTGAACACACTTACCAGGGGTTGACCGTCAGTAGAGTCAGGCCCATGAGTCGGCATAGGAAATTCAAAATTTCCCTCTCCTTCCTTGTACCCGACAATGATCAAGCGCTCCCGGTGCTGTGGAACGCCGTAATCGGCGGCGTCCAACACTTCTGCTCTCAATTCATAGCCTAATTTATGAAACGCTTCGCGTATTTCTTTCCATGGGCCGCCATCGTTCGCGCCCGGGAGCCCATACACGTTCTCGAAAACAAACACCTTTGGTTGGATCGCCTTAAGAATCTTGCAATACGACTCGAATAGCCGCCCTCTCGCGTCTGAGGTTCCTAACACTCCTCCTGAACGCCGACCAGCAGCGGAGAACGTCTGGCAAGGAGGCCCGCCGATGACGCACTCGATTCCTTGATCGACATAGATAGCCGGATCAAATTCCCGAATATCTAAATTATGGACTTTTGTCGTTGTGGAAATATATTTGCCGATTTTTTTATTTGCGTCC
Coding sequences:
- a CDS encoding HNH endonuclease, with product MTRVQLLVKICRLIGSAAVPTALGDGWPGDVTVALPDGEIRQIALHVSTVSPHNRREWEFRFQNPANRSPVAARAGAIPILLGLWEEDGHPTLLVATDGTSRIGREARFSVLFDTRVAGQARTTGWAVYQSGSGEKIYAFRPSMFPIFIAVLANGLEAPDLGSSIDDAISSAAIASGLIDDENDASATRVRRAAAVLVRHYAFSRNVLNAYGHRCAMCGIGAGLVVGAHINPVAAEGAPDAVWNGLALCHNHHAAFDAHHIWVDPETRNIVFNEEIARGLEEDPALGAFLDKTFPVLAEPALPQQSPRRAMLEARYEFFADRYDWL
- a CDS encoding transposase domain-containing protein; amino-acid sequence: MFAKRRKLAGNTTTTDSRSQRIRASRRGGQLTTRARSSLSNAGLPERHAPDAPIPEPARYAASRRRARRAARTNSMPGNNWVENQIRPWAIGRANWLFAGSLRAGQRAAAIMSLIRSAQLNGHDPHAYLKDILTRLPTHKASDISALLPHRWRPPVIVN
- a CDS encoding DNA cytosine methyltransferase, translated to MNKVRKNNEGIKTLSLFTGAGGLDIGFHQAGFNVVACVEIEAAYSKSLDANKKIGKYISTTTKVHNLDIREFDPAIYVDQGIECVIGGPPCQTFSAAGRRSGGVLGTSDARGRLFESYCKILKAIQPKVFVFENVYGLPGANDGGPWKEIREAFHKLGYELRAEVLDAADYGVPQHRERLIIVGYKEGEGNFEFPMPTHGPDSTDGQPLVSVFNAIDDLQDDEEPYHELDGLYGHLLSLVPEGLNYAFFTREMGYPKPYFAWRSKFHDFLYKVDRRTPSRTIKAQPGKFTGPFHWKNRHFKVDELKRLQTFPDDYEIVGTYAKIMEQVGNSVPPRLAETIATSVREQLLRPSRKLTYVKRGAEFKSTFRQRQRERTVLFKERAAEEVAARFPNVQILDENILERSSSYFVGFKGLFSRQRAENLSQFELDRNYYSVVFSQKRDAISLKITPVSAVTRRSRDLKISLLGLSKYLLHIDSVTVDAKFSDLDDVFRIWAVIEEALKANSQFFSLIDIYGHYANRGDTVKIATEINSTRKSKLERAIEFFGCSENCGEFVTVEFAAAALNVKKEEVTEVILDMRSHRWDVRTPDTHNTIRQLGVLCTYPFPLLSDKAQLERRVTDSIVA
- a CDS encoding IS110 family transposase; the encoded protein is MRVIGLDIHRTFAQVAILEDGKPQDHGRFNMDREAVLGFATKVLRRDDDVVVEATGNTAAIVRLLLPYVHRVVIANPLQVRAIAWAKVKTDKIDAATLARLHAAGFLPEVWMPTEEVELQRRVIAERTQLVSQMTRLKNRIQSILHANLLPRETGRIYSANGRTRLKLN
- a CDS encoding SymE family type I addiction module toxin; the protein is MADANHKAVAPVTQRVLTISSQRRPRSMKIFAPSHIEFYEDLPPAPWIRFSGHWLEHAGFEINKRILVDAQRGRLVITPFK
- a CDS encoding IS3 family transposase (programmed frameshift): MGKYSEETKLAVVEDYCSGTAGLKVVARRHDVNVASLRKWVAGYRSHGAAGVREKVRATYSLKFKLSVLRRMRDERLSYRQTAALFDIRNFNIIATWERNYDQGGLEALSPHASLRRKKMTKHQTTESRGSSKGDARRTRDELIKELDNLRMENAYPKKAQCLGSNDRAASAAQKTQIVIELRHQYPLAGLLKLAGLARSTFYYQQKALQVADKYADLKARIKTIFDRHKGRYGYRRITATIRQEGLAVNHKTIQRLMVDLRLKSCVRVKKYRAYKGEVGKIAPNVLERQFDAESPNQKWVTDVTEFNVRGEKLYLSPVLDLYNGEIVAYQMARRPLFDMVGTMLEKAFGRLKQSDKPILHSDQGWQYQMAVYRRLLENRSITQSMSRKGNCYDNAAMESFFGTLKAEFFYLNKFDSLDELEVGIKDYIRYYNNDRIKLKLQGMSPVKYRTQFGQA
- a CDS encoding type VI secretion system Vgr family protein; this translates as MDTQNIIGAIRGGLSQQDRLLKLDTPAGNNVLLPQRAIGRSRIGRDFTWTIDVVSTSGDVQLKTLIAQPVTLWVQQADRSYHPHHAYTHTARRLGTDGGLTSYQLSCASWMHFLHFRRDQKYWQDKPADQIIADVFNQHPQAQGMFRFVLSQPLPSRSYCRQDETDWNFVHRLLESEGLYGFWQQADDGKSHTLMITDRLQTLPALSPEQVKFYRAGTGSETDALVQWAGTRTLQSALLTTRTFDYKNPSTPSNPKATNIPTMANQGELPSQMEVYEYTGGYTYPEQTRGDHLSKIRMEEWESQAKRFEGEGGLRAIDAGMRFTITDHPEHDQDAAAEREFATIEVVWTILNNLPLSGHETNYPHSLSRELKQAQAADSGGTFKVANADGSTGFYRVEIEAQRTTVPYRSPFEHHKPDAKLETAIVVGPKGAEAYTDELNRIKVMFVWDRINQGDERASCWVRVAQSDTGDGYGSVHMPRAGEELLIGYVGNDIDRPIALYRVYNGAAQPQWHSNGLLSGFRSKEFSGDGFNHLALDDSTGQNRMQLYSSSANSQLHLGYLINQSGNSRGNFLGSGFDLSSDAYGALRAGQGLYVSTHPLSSQPLDARQASSQLVGSEGMLDASSQASEASQAESLKDGYDSLKSFTDATQYSASGATGSGGVTAGGGTGNANAFSQPVMLFAAPAGIALSTQKSAHIGTDQHINLVSGQSTHIATGKSLIASAGQKLSLFVQNAGMKLFAAKGKVEVQARADNVELSAQKSLLLASVTEKVVMAAKDEVLLTSGGGYIRIKDGNIEIHAPGKLDFKGSQHSFAGPVSEPYPLTPFEPPYQRQYVLKSEKDGAPMIQHAYQLKLASGRTLSGHTNDLGETVPVYTPNAQGVNLKAFEQDKQDVKPWKYAGGGQPDIWADYLKDVGDGHA